The following are from one region of the Nostoc cf. commune SO-36 genome:
- the chlG gene encoding chlorophyll synthase ChlG encodes MSELTPITPDPNPSEAIDSVANNLNEQATSADRNAKARQLLGMKGAAAGETSIWKIRLQLMKPITWIPLIWGVVCGAASSGNYIWTLENVLKVAACMLLAGPLMTGYTQILNDYYDREIDAINEPYRPIPSGAIPLPQVIIQIWVLLIAGYGLAFALDVWSGHEFPTITAIAIIGSFIAYIYSAPPLKLKQNGWLGSYALGASYITLPWSTGHALFGELNSTIVILTMFYSLAGLGIAIVNDFKSVEGDRQLGLQSLPVMFGITTAAWICVVTIDVFQGFIAAYLVSIHENLYATILVLLIIPQITLQDMYFLRDPVKNDVKYQASAQPFLVLGMLVTGLALGHAGI; translated from the coding sequence ATGTCAGAATTAACTCCCATTACCCCAGACCCCAACCCATCTGAGGCAATAGACTCAGTGGCAAATAATCTCAATGAGCAAGCAACATCTGCCGATCGCAATGCGAAAGCTAGGCAGCTACTGGGAATGAAAGGTGCTGCTGCTGGGGAAACTTCAATTTGGAAAATTCGTTTGCAGCTAATGAAGCCGATTACCTGGATTCCCCTGATTTGGGGGGTAGTCTGTGGTGCGGCTTCTTCTGGTAACTATATTTGGACGCTGGAAAATGTGTTGAAGGTAGCAGCCTGTATGCTGCTGGCTGGGCCATTGATGACAGGTTACACCCAAATCCTCAACGATTACTACGATCGCGAAATCGATGCCATCAATGAACCCTATCGCCCAATTCCCTCTGGGGCAATTCCCCTACCCCAGGTAATTATTCAGATTTGGGTATTACTGATTGCTGGCTATGGTTTGGCATTTGCACTAGATGTTTGGTCTGGTCATGAATTCCCAACAATTACAGCGATCGCAATTATCGGTTCTTTCATCGCCTACATTTATTCTGCACCTCCCCTGAAACTCAAGCAAAACGGTTGGCTAGGTAGCTACGCCTTGGGTGCAAGCTATATCACCCTGCCTTGGTCTACAGGACACGCTTTGTTTGGTGAACTGAATTCCACAATTGTGATTTTGACAATGTTCTACAGCTTGGCTGGATTGGGTATTGCCATTGTTAATGATTTTAAGAGTGTAGAAGGCGATCGCCAGCTAGGGTTACAGTCACTACCTGTAATGTTTGGCATTACTACTGCGGCATGGATTTGTGTAGTAACAATTGATGTCTTTCAAGGATTTATTGCAGCTTATCTAGTCAGCATTCATGAAAATTTGTATGCAACAATACTAGTACTGTTAATAATTCCACAAATCACCTTGCAGGATATGTATTTTCTACGCGACCCTGTGAAGAACGATGTTAAGTACCAAGCCAGCGCCCAACCGTTTCTTGTTTTGGGAATGCTGGTAACAGGTTTAGCGCTGGGTCATGCTGGCATTTAA